Proteins found in one Triticum aestivum cultivar Chinese Spring chromosome 4D, IWGSC CS RefSeq v2.1, whole genome shotgun sequence genomic segment:
- the LOC123096515 gene encoding treacle protein, whose translation MATVMPGVLLRLLQAMHTDERVTGEHRSPALQVTAVVPALTASTADSLLCPSNGFLLQLSDGLHSTYVQPSPADADALLSARPHIVGHLVHLDRLRFASPVPRAVGLRPVPSSRSLPCVGNPEPLIVRSAACSRGYVIRPDSSPDAAPPLMPSGSGSAPPSDAMDAAVKRTVLAPRNGPEAAALPGGSAVKRRFSSPAPAKQRDPSPAVKGASRAASPSVKGASRASSPAVRGTSRSSSPAPSKCVVPSLVAAEEENRRVAKEPAIIVPSRYRQPSPGGRRGAASPGGGGRRGSLSPGSRRLSGEGGSKKKVGVLVSGISKMTDLGSGSAMKPGRKSWDESAMALAAAAAGTVKKSKVKVDRDTILRTQEAMSRRLSDATTELSSNDDTSVDEKPKPRKKTESSAGKAKTAPKIILHDAKWTDGSVPLVTVSDKLSKIGKEAAERRDAAAAAAADALQEALITDSVIRNLSKFSELCSLSKTANPLPTVDCFLAVYEDTLKWKKIAESMATNGADEAAFWEKSATHWVEAALATELEVLKLVNSATGSIYQKKSTEKPKAPAVEPPRTSLSKRPSLGASAKVQSRASPLPAAWPKTPGMNETVELANTLCREMHAWFLKFVNEAMDVGFHLFEDQNIATRGKQSGHITVVLSQFKRISDWLDGVGKIADEDATKDNVERLKRKIYQFVISRMGSAFESSVSVSAKS comes from the exons ATGGCGACGGTAATGCCGGGGGTCTTGCTGCGCCTGCTGCAGGCGATGCACACGGACGAGCGGGTCACCGGCGAGCACCGCTCCCCCGCGCTCCAGGTCACGGCGGTCGTGCCCGCGCTCACGGCCTCCACCGCCGACTCCCTGCTATGCCCCTCCAACGGCTTTCTCCTCCAGCTCTCCGACGGCCTCCACTCCACCTACGTCCAGCCCTCACCCGCCGACGCCGACGCGCTCCTCTCCGCGCGGCCCCACATCGTCGGCCACCTGGTCCACCTCGACCGCCTCCGCTTCGCCAGCCCGGTTCCCCGCGCCGTCGGCCTCCGCCCCGTTCCGTCCTCCCGATCCCTCCCCTGCGTCGGCAACCCGGAGCCGCTCATTGTCCGCTCCGCCGCGTGCTCCCGGGGCTACGTCATCAGGCCGGATTCCTCGCCCGACGCTGCGCCGCCGCTCATGCCGTCCGGCTCCGGCAGTGCGCCACCGTCTGATGCGATGGATGCTGCCGTCAAAAGGACCGTTCTTGCTCCCAGGAATGGCCCCGAGGCCGCGGCGCTGCCAGGCGGTTCGGCCGTGAAGCGGCGGTTCTCGTCTCCGGCGCCGGCCAAGCAGCGAGATCCGTCGCCTGCGGTGAAGGGAGCGTCCCGAGCGGCGTCTCCCTCTGTCAAGGGCGCCTCCAGAGCGTCGTCACCTGCCGTGAGAGGCACGTCCAGGTCGTCGTCGCCAGCCCCCTCGAAGTGTGTGGTTCCCAGCCTTGTTGCGGCCGAGGAGGAGAACCGCAGGGTCGCAAAGGAGCCAGCCATTATCGTGCCATCGAGGTACAGGCAGCCTTCACCAGGAGGGAGAAGAGGAGCGGCCTCTCCAGGTGGCGGTGGCAGGCGGGGCTCCCTCTCACCCGGTTCCCGGAGGCTTTCAGGAGAAGGGGGCAGCAAGAAGAAGGTCGGGGTGTTGGTGTCTGGTATCTCGAAGATGACAGATTTGGGGAGCGGGTCAGCCATGAAGCCGGGGAGGAAGAGCTGGGACGAGTCGGCAATGGCTCTTGCAGCTGCGGCCGCTGGCACGGTGAAGAAGTCCAAGGTCAAGGTGGACAGAGATACTATTCTGAGGACTCAG GAAGCAATGTCACGGCGACTTAGTGATGCTACAACAGAGCTATCCAGTAACGATGACACCTCTGTTGATGAGAAGCCAAAACCACGAAAGAAGACAGAGTCTAGTGCAGGGAAGGCAAAAACAGCTCCAAAAATCATACTTCATGATGCTAAATGGACTGATGGCAGCGTTCCACTGGTTACAGTTTCAGATAAACTTTCGAAGATCGGAAAG GAAGCTGCTGAACGGAGAGATGcagcagcagccgctgcagctgaCGCTCTGCAGGAGGCATTGATCACTGATTCAGTTATCAGAAATCTGAG CAAGTTCTCTGAACTTTGTTCGTTGTCGAAGACCGCGAATCCACTCCCAACTGTCGATTGTTTCCTTGCTGTCTATGAAGACACTCTCAAGTGGAAGAAAATCGCCGAGTCAATGGCCACCAACGGAGCAGACGAAGCTGCATTCTGGGAGAAATCAGCCACTCATTGGGTTGAGGCAGCATTAGCAACCGAACTGGAGGTCCTCAAGCTTGTTAACAGCGCCACTGGATCCATCTACCAGAAGAAGAGCACTGAAAAGCCCAAGGCTCCTGCAGTGGAACCACCAAGAACAAGCCTGTCCAAGAGGCCATCGCTTGGAGCTTCTGCAAAGGTCCAGTCCAGGGCATCACCTCTCCCTGCTGCATGGCCTAAAACTCCGGGCATGAACGAGACGGTTGAGCTTGCCAACACCTTGTGCCGAGAGATGCATGCCTGGTTTCTGAAATTTGTGAACGAGGCCATGGATGTAGGCTTCCACCTGTTTGAAGACCAGAACATTGCAACTAGGGGAAAGCAGAGCGGCCATATCACGGTGGTCCTGTCGCAGTTCAAGAGGATCAGCGACTGGCTCGACGGAGTCGGTAAGATCGCCGACGAGGATGCGACCAAGGACAATGTAGAGCGGTTGAAGCGCAAGATCTACCAGTTCGTCATCAGCCGCATGGGGTCTGCCTTCGAGAGCTCGGTCTCAGTTTCAGCAAAGAGTTGA